CCATGCCGATCACGAGCCAGATCACGTACTCGGCGGGCAGCTTGCGGCGGCGGATCGTCGCCGTCCCGGTCGCCTCCAGCGCCGCGGTGATCCACGCCGGATCAATACTGTCGCGAAAGATCTCGAAGCTCGCCGTACGCTCGTCGACGCCGGCGAGCAGGTTCTCCCCCAGCCCCATCGTCCCACCTCCCCACCCCGCGATGGGAATAGCGGACGCTGGGAGCGATCCAAAACCTTCAACCCGGTCTTATGTGACCGGCATTGGGGCTAGCCCGAGGCTAGGCCGTCACTGACCCGCGACGACGAAATAAAAATCGTTGTTGCGGTCGACGTCGCCCTTCCAGGCGTCGAAATTCGTGTCCACGTAGGTGTCGCCCGCGGAAGCACCCCAGCGAACCTCACCGCCGGTGACACCGTCATCGACGCCGGCGACCCAGAAATTGGCGCTCGGAGCGGGCTGATTGCCGGTCCAGGTGATCGTCACTTCCTCGCCATTGCTGGCGCTTCCGCATGCACCCGTACCGCTTCCCATCGTGGCAAGGGCACTGACCTCGAAGGAATCGGAGTCGTCACCGAGCTGCTGCTCCTGACAGTGGGGTTCGCCGTTCGGGCAGCCGGATGTCTTGTCGCTCCAGATTTCGAAGTGCACCGGCCCGCTCTCGGTCCCGTTCTGACGTCCGAGACACACACGGATCGACGACACCGTGAGTGCCGACCCGTTGCTGACGCGCTGCCTCGGCGCAAAAAGCGGTGGGATATCGTCCGGCATGTCGATCGCCCAGTAGTCGCCAAGCGTCGGCATGTTCACGATGGCGTCGCTGGGCGTGGCCGTTGCGGTCGGCGTCGGCGTTTCCGTAGTAGTCGGTGTGGCACTGGCGGTCGGCGTTGGCGTAGGGTCCGTGGACGTGGCGGTGGCGGTCGGAGTAGCTGCCGTCGAGGTCGCCGTCGCCGTTCCGGTTGCGGTCGCTGTCGCAGTGGGCGTCGCCGCCGTCGACGTGGCCGTAGCGGTTGCGGTCGGGGTCGCGGCTGTCGAGGTCGCCGTCGGCGTCGCGGTTGCCGTCGCCGTGGACGTCGGGGTCGCGGTAGCCGTCGCACCCGTCGCGGTCGGCGTCACTGTGGACGTCGGGCTCGCAGTGGTCGTGGCGGTAGGCGTCACGGCAGCGGTGGACGTCGGTGTCGGCCCGCCAGCGCCGTTGCACTCCGCGGGGTAAGGAACCACGAGCGGCACCGCGCTCCGATCCGCACAATCGACGGCGTACTCGTTGGTACAATCGACGCAAGCGACGAGATCCGCGAGCGTGACGACGGCGCCATCGCATGCCGAGCCACCCGGTACGGTCGCCGCGGGACACTGCGCCGGAAATCCGATCGCGGAAGGCGTGAAGTCGCCAACCCCGTTGCACAGCTTGTCGGCCCCGCCACACGCCTTACAAGTGCTGGCGCGCTTCTTCGTCTCGGCTTTGGCGATGGCCGCGGCAGCCTTGCCGTCGCCCGGCTCCGGACAAGGGTTCGTGGCCTTCCCGGCGATCACCAACGTCCAGCATTTGGCGAGGGCTTTCGACTTCGCGACGTAGAAAGCGGTCGTCGCTTTCACGATGGCCGCCTGGCACTTGTTGAGACCCTTCTCGGTCTTCGGATCGGTCGGGACCAGCGCGTCGAACGCGATACTCGCCGCTCGGTCGGTCGCCGCTTCCCCAATGCACTTGAGACACGCACCGATGTCCGCACAGCTCGCGATCGCACCGTTGCACGCGCCGTTTTCGAAGTTCGGGCACGCAATGTTCCAGCCGATCGACGCGAGGGTATCGTCATCCGTCGTGCCGCAGATCTTGTCCTGCCCGCCGCACGCCTTGGTGATCGTGCCCTGAAGCTTCGCAGCGGCCTTTGCGATGGCGGGAGCTGCTTTCACGTCGGCGTGGCAGTCTCCCGCCGGCCGCTTGCGCTTTACGATCGCGTCTTCGCACTTCGCGAGTGCCTTCGCCTTCGATTGGACGAATGCCGCACCGGCCTTGATGATGGCGGCTTGACACTTACCCGCGTCCGCGTGCGCCGCGGCCACCCGCGACAAAAGCGCTACGATCGAAACTACGATCGCAAACGACCACTTCAGAAACGTCAACGAACCGGACATGCCACCCCCCCTCGACTCAACTGCCTCCGGTCAATCCACGTGCGGTGTTCGGCAGCCGACGTTGCAGATGGAAATGCAGAGGAATTTCGTCGGGGTCAAGCTTCTGCAGAGGTTTTGTTCAATCGGCCGGGCCCGACGAACCGCGCGGAGCCCGCGAATCGAGGATCAACGTGAATGGACCCGCGTTGACGAGACGGACATGCATCTCTGCATCAAAGGAACCGGTCTCAACTCGATCGAGGAACGCACGGAGCTCGTCGACGAACCGCAAGAAGAGGGGCAGGGCGGCGCCCGCCGGAAGAGCCTCGTCATACGACGGCCGCCGTCCCTTACGGCAATCCGC
The nucleotide sequence above comes from Deltaproteobacteria bacterium. Encoded proteins:
- a CDS encoding D-aminoacyl-tRNA deacylase; translation: MFDDVSAHAQRSVAEVGGSLLAVSQFTLLADCRKGRRPSYDEALPAGAALPLFLRFVDELRAFLDRVETGSFDAEMHVRLVNAGPFTLILDSRAPRGSSGPAD